One window from the genome of Ictidomys tridecemlineatus isolate mIctTri1 chromosome 12, mIctTri1.hap1, whole genome shotgun sequence encodes:
- the Sdc1 gene encoding syndecan-1: protein MRRAALWLWLWLCALALRMQPALPQIVATNVPPEDQDSSGDDSDNFSGSGAGALPDITLPRQSPSTWKDMWLLTTTPRAPEPTARDATAASTSVLPVGERPREGEAVILAEAQPDLTAHGEETAPEPRETTQLPTTQRASTARASTVQAPATSHPHRDMQPGHHETSAPTAPEQPDSHMPSVESGGASPTERTAEDQLPAGEGSGEQDFIFEASEETTAVVPVQPDHRNQPPVDPETTGATGASQGLLDRKEVLGGVIAGGLVGLIFAVCLVGFMLYRMKKKDEGSYSLEEPKQANGGAYQKPTKQEEFYA, encoded by the exons CAAATTGTGGCCACAAATGTGCCTCCTGAAGATCAGGACAGCTCTGGGGATGACTCCGACAACTTCTCTGGCTCAGGTGCAG GTGCTTTGCCGGATATCACCTTGCCCCGGCAGAGCCCGTCCACCTGGAAGGACATGTGGCTCCTGACCACCACGCCCAGGGCTCCAGAGCCTACCGCCAGGGACGCCACGGCTGCCTCCACCTCCGTCCTGCCGGTTGgagagaggcccagagagggagagGCCGTGATCCTCGCAGAAGCCCAGCCTGACCTCACTGCCCACGGGGAGGAGACCGCCCCAGAACCCAGGGAGACCACACAGCTCCCGACCACTCAGCGGGCCTCAACAGCCAGAGCCAGCACTGTCCAGGCACCTGCCACCTCTCATCCCCACAGGGACATGCAGCCTGGCCACCATGAAACTTCAGCTCCTACAGCACCTGAGCAGCCAGACTCTCATATGCCCAGTGTGGAGTCTGGAGGTGCTTCTCCCACCGAGAGGACTGCTGAGGATCAGCTTCCAGCAGGAGAGGGTTCTGGGGAGCAG GACTTCATCTTTGAAGCATCTGAGGAGACCACAGCTGTGGTACCGGTACAGCCCGACCACCGGAATCAGCCCCCCGTGGATCCAGAGACCACAGGGGCCACAGGGGCCTCACAGGGCCTCCTGGACAGGAAGGAAGTACTGGGAG GGGTCATTGCCGGAGGCCTGGTGGGGCTTATCTTTGCTGTGTGCCTGGTCGGTTTCATGCTGTACCGGATGAAGAAGAAGGATGAGGGCAGCTACTCTTTGGAGGAGCCGAAACAAGCCAACGGCGGCGCCTACCAAAAGCCTACCAAACAGGAAGAGTTCTATGCCTGA